The stretch of DNA TGGCTATTTTTATAGACAACTCCTCCTAGTGCTTTATGGCAAAAGATCTTAAAATTTCTCCGTTAGTATTCCAACATAATCTGTTTCAATAATTGTAAACATCCGCGCCACTGAGAATTAGAACAATACAATATTACGATAAATTGGAAGTACTTGATCTAGGAAACTCTATTCTGATGTATTTTTAATCTAGCacccttaaggcgatacctcaaggtccattttcatacattttgtttcgcctttaatctgggtaactaaacaagtattggcaagtaaagaatttaaattcacgtctagttagtgattagttctcgcagttgaaagaaaaatgtaaaaataattaataatcatggatatttctgcctttaaaattagttacccagattaaagccgaaacaaaatgtatgaaaatggaccttgaggtatcgccttaaacgaTTAAAtgctacattgtttttattatataccgtgtatccttcgttggaggtccttaaataattaaatacaaaagtcggtagcgttatgatttttttttttcaattctgtCATGTCTGAAATTGGCATGTAAATTTTACTTAGTACATTCCAAATAATAACCACAGTTTctccaaataaaattatattctctCTCGCAAATGCCATCGTTAGTCGCGCGTCCGCCATTATTGATAATCGCGACTTTCAAATTGCGAACGTATGCGTTCGCGCATAAAATCTTGTTTCGCGCAACTTAGTGTGGTTGCGCTGGTCGCCAGTGACCTAGGTGACCAAGGACGCGACCAGGCTTGTAAATGTACATCCTTCGCCTATCTGAAATagctaaattatttaattttatctgtcCAGGAGCTGATTGTAAAGAAAAGTGGACGAACATTCGAAACGTGTTTGTGCGAAGCCTGAGGGCAGAAAAAAATGGATCAGgggcaaacaaaagaaaaccTTATTACTTAAAAGAAGTGATGCAATTCACGGTGCCGTTTATCAAAATACATCCCAAATCTAAGAAACTGCCTatagttataaatgaaattgttaATATCAAGGATGGTGAAGACAGTACTTCATTTGCTGAAGAAGCATCTGAATCACAATATAAGATAACAGGCTCTCATTCCATATATACTGACCATAATCCATTAGAGCCCACGCCATCGCCGCAGTCATCAGTATCATTGCCTACACCATCCCCTCCACTTCGGCCAGAACCGACACCATCCCCCACAGAACTATCCACAAAGTGTAGGAAAAGAGGCAAAAACACCACCTCAGTAGACGAAGACATTCTGGAACACGTCAAGAGCAAACGAGCGAGAAGAGAATGTCATAATCTCGAACAACAGCCAAGAAAGATGTTTCTGCTCAGCTTATTGCCTGATGTTGAGTGTATGAATGAGCGACAGATGAGAAAGTTCAAAACACGTGTTACGCAACTTATAGAGAACATTCTAGAAGACCAGCCATCGTTCTCGGAAAATCTCCTAGCATCTTTATCTCGTGATGAAGGACACGTAAATACACAGATTATTAAAACAGACGTTGAATAAATTGTTGCaataactagatttttttttttacctgattattatttatatctcttTCTTCAGCACTGActttatcattttgttttatgaatatttaaaattaacaacagcGCTAAATAACATTCTTTAGACATTCCGTACAAAGAAGGAATTTCATTTTCATGTAATACTAGCAGCGACGTATGCTCTACAATTAATACTTCTTTCAATATATGTACCATTTCTTTTTTTCATTGCTAGAGCTTGACATTACATTCTACAGCTCCAATAGGAATAAATATAGTCGATTTTAGGTCCCAGgcctgcttcggtggcgtagttgtagtgcaTACGCTGTACAGTCGCATTCAAGTGATATAAATgagttttttctgctcagtatctgtccggagtctggaatttgtgctcgatatggcgataggctcgccccctatcacatcatgagacggaacacacttggcaaaaagtgggtgccctggttgcgcctctgcttacccctttggggataaatgcgtgatgtgtgtgattTTAGGTCCACGTGGGTGGCGGCGTGTGCGGAAACCAAAAAGATAGAGTAGCATACTAATAAGAGACCCATGGTTCGCAAATCAGTCGTGTCGCTGGACCAAATCTTGATGGAGAAGAGcctaatcttttttttaatgctttgaatgacgagacgagcttgccgttcgtctgatactaagcgatacgaccgcccataaacagtagaaacaccatccaacatcttgaattacaaagtattgtctggtattccactgcgctcaccatcctgagacatgagatgttaagtcttattatgttcagtagttacattggctactaATTACTAATACAAATTAGACgatatagatatttgtttaagtAACTTTTACGTCTTATTAATACGGCTTTTAGACTCGCCAGGAccacaataaatacaaaaccgCAGTATATTTTAACGTAAAACTAACGAGACAAAACTTCTACTTAGATTACTCAGTTCAGTTCGTTATTTCGTTAACTTACAATTAAGCCAAGCAGATTTTGATATGACTTTTATTGGTAAGTTAAACTCTGCATCGTGGCGTGTACTAACATCCCGAGGGATATTATGGAGTCCCGGAACAACGCGGCTTTAGATTTTATATCTTACTAGTATCATTTTAtgctatattaaatttatgacgTATGTTCATGTTAGTAAGAgtggtttttaaaatactttgtatgGTTATTTGTTGAATGGATCATgatgaaattttgaaaaaatatcacCCACGAGAAATTGACCTAGGTAATATGCACACATAGTCACggcttttatctccgaaggggtaagccTTCTGTTATAGTAggtgaacctatcgccatattggacacaaattccagactccgggctgatattgagtcaTCAtaagcctatatctttgtccactgctggacataggcctgcTCCATaagcgccattttaccctgtcttcggcctgtcgcatccagttctcaccagcgacctttcgcagatcgtcactccacctagctggagagCGACCTACACCACGTTTGCCAAGCCGTGGTCTCTACTCAAGATCTCGTTTACCCTATCgattcttcgacagatatgccctgcccacagccacttcagtttgctaatcctgtgtgctatgtcggtgacattgagtttattgtgtaaaaaaaacgaatatcactttgcccgacccgggatcgaaGCCGAGACTTCATCACTACAATcgtgccgtaatacaactacgccaccgaggttaTCCAACACAGACTTCTTTAATCCCGATATATTGCAAACAGTATCCAAcatagactttttttatctCAGTATATTGCAAGGCATTTATTCCGATAAATTGCGTGACCAAAAGCCAGCAAGAACTActcaaaatcaaaaaatatcatCAAGACATTAACTCGAAAACGCGATACACTATTGGAACCCCACAACACTAACACTGCAATGCGAATAAAAACTAAGGGCCAATACCCACTCATTACATCCGTTAGCCGACCACGGGACGCGATAGAATTGGGATGGTACGGAAAATGAAATTACATGGGAATACGGGCTTATGGAGATGGCCGGGACGTACGCGCATCCATATACCTGTAAAATATAgacaactagcgacccgccccggcttcgcacgggtgcaatgctgatactaaatacactacagaaaaactgtgaacgttgtatataaaaacatagcggcccgctctggcttcgcacgagtataacataacaaaataacagtatttctccactgtttaatggatgttattatacatataaaccttcctcttaaATCACtctatccattaaaaaaaaccgcatcaaaatccgtttcgtagttttaaagatttaagcatacatagatagggacagagaaagcgactttgttttatactatgtagtgatagtgGTCAATGATTAAGAATATATAGATGTGGGAAACGGAACATGATTTGTGGGAGTGAGAGGGATGTATGGGAAAGAGGGAGAAAGGGGTAGGTAAATAAAATGGCGCCAGGGGAGTCAGACGTAATTTTATGAAGACGtagtttaagtttattttgattaaattaaagaCTGTCATTTGTATGAAGACGGTGTTTTTTTGTCTCGGCATTATATCCCACGTAGATATGCCATACCAGTGGCGAATCATAttcattggtggtaggtctctcatatgtgagagtccgcctgggtaccatcgcaatgtctatttctacaagcagccgtgtgtagtcactgttgtgttccggttagaaggacattgtagccagtgtaactactgaacatattaagacttaacatctcatgtctcaggatggcgaacgcagtggaataccaaacaataatttgtaattcatgaATGGTGttcttactgtttatgggcggtcgtatagcttactatcaggcgaatggcaagctcgtctcgtcattcaaagcaataaaaaaaaacataactcgattcctgtcgactttcctttatgtagaatctaattatcattagaacgatttgtagaccgcatttatgcatattagtacctatatgttgttgGGTTCCCCTTCGGAAAATTCCACCTTTCGCCTCTGTGCTATACCTTAATAAACCAAAGTAAAGCGTTCCGTACGCACACATATACATTTTTGACGTGGACGTGTCACGTGTCCTACACACACACGTTGTCGCATTTAGGCTATGGATAGATTGACTGCATTTCAACTGCAGTCTAACTGCAAATTTATAGCTTGAATGCTGTTAATACGACTGCAATGAAACTACAAACCAGCACAATTGCAGTCGGTGTGCAGTTGCAgttctaaaccgattttgttaaaatatgacAGGACTGAAGACGCACGCAGAAAGCGCATAGATtgtatgtttgtcacaacaaaCCGAAGCCTTGAGAGAAGCTGGTAATATGAGGAGAAAGTTGGTGAAGTTTGTACTTAGAATGTTAGGTAGAACTAAGTGCAGGCACTCCTAAACGTATTTGGATATTTGACATAGATAAACCACGCCCCGGATTAACAGATAGGCtgctttttattccggaaaagtATGCAGAAAGACATTTATTCTACACCTAGTATTGAATATTTAcagttcataatttatattataacttacgTGTGCTAGGCtgctttttattccggaaaggTTTGCAGTAAGACTTTTATtctatattgtattaattattgacagttcaacaatttatgttttcataatttatattataacttacgTGTGTATTTAACGATGCTCTTTAACAACTTGACTTCCAACGCAACTGGAGTTTTTTGCAACTATTTCTCACCCACTATGTTACATAATCATTAAAACTCTGCGATTTTAAAAAGACCAATCGTGTCTAAAACATCATTTATAAACTAAATCCGAAGACAAAGCtgttcaaatttcaaatatagaatTCGGGCGAAAGCAGACTGACTGCAATTTGTCTTTGAGTACCACAGACAACATTACCGCATTAgctctttttaaatatagaatacatagcgaaacatatttcaaatatggaacTACACGTCACCTGCGGTTTATGTCGTCTGCGGTCCACGAAATCCTTAAGCCTTTGACGCGCAAGCTAACGTGctttttaatgatttaagcCACACGTTGGGAGTGGCGACAATACCATAGAGAGCTGGATGTGACAGAAGGCGTGGTTGTTACGCATTGTCGGCCGTGTGAGTTATTTAGAGATTTATGGGAGGGCGCGGTTGATTAAACGCTTTTACGTGGTTTAAAGTTGTATTACGAAATTTATGTGTACTGTAATGTgagaaaattgttaaatatggTGTAGATCATTGTTCCCAAATTGGTTCCCAAATTATTAGAAGTAATTTTTGCCCtaacctaattaattatttttcttttattattatacacatcaAAAAATTTGCATGTCAATAAATTTGACAAAAGTTGATTGATCAGAAATTACTATTTAAGACTCTATACTGTACCAACGTTTTTGCAAATAAAGgatttactatttactattcGGGTGGACCGCAaaggtccacgggagacttgttgagggtctacgttggcgtgaccaaaacaTGCCGGTCCACAATTCGTAAGTAGGGATCCACGAAAAAATAtctgatagtaaagtactaaaatattgccttgacttcacctatcaatgtaagCAGATAATACTGATATATGGAAAACACGTACAGTCGCAGTGTAGGACGGCTGCAAAAACTGCAGATATAATTTCAGTCTAGACCGACAATCGTGCAATATTTCGTACTATATCAATTTCTAACGTATCAATAATTGAAAATGGACAAAGCGATGGTGTACACGAACGCTCGCGTCCAAATGTCAACTGCCCTCATGTACCCAAGTGTAACATATTTCAAGCAATAAAAGTACACGATCCAGCCCGTCCTACATCCGTGCGAGTCGCGTCGCAGTCCCAACTTTAGGGTATTCGATCACGGAGTCTAATTGGGGTGTGAATTTGTCGGCGGGGCGTCCGTACTAACTCACTCGAGGCGACACGGGACCTGGGGGACTTGCTTAGTATTTTTTAGGTCAGAATTATTTACATGCCAGCGCGTGTTCCTtttgaattctttttttaaatttttaaattttctcgaAGACTCGCACGTGTTGcttattactgtttttttttaacattactgtttttttttttttattaaagttatacaGTCTACGATAGCCTGTTGcttactttttatttagattttgaactaaattattcaaatttaaaacttgtGTTGTTTTTCTTGTATTATTAGGGTTCGTATTTTTGATTATATAGTAGGTAAAGCTCTGATAGCGGCCTTGTAATTGATTACTTCAAACTATCTTATAAATTGTAAAGGCAGACCAACTGACGCCTACGGATCGACATTTTATGGATGACTGATATATCtctaataatataacttaatcactttaatttacatattataattctttaatcAAGATATACAAAACGGCGCAGCACATTAATGGTTGTTTCCTTATGGCTTCTAGAAAGGACTGGCAGTTTAAGTTccttagtattaaaaaaaacattaaatcttCGTCGGAGCAAATGGAATGGATGGTAAGTTTCGCTTCTTACAAAACTAACACGTACATCACATTTACTGTTCAGTGAGCGTCGGAAAACGCATTCCTCAGATGTTTTCGCGGCCGCACCTAATGTAACCTCACGCCGCGCCGGGGAAATTGTACCTCGCAGAATAAACAAGTGTAGAAAGGCAagctatatttatagttttaaattaaagaaatacaattattgCTCAGCAcgtttattttgatatctactaattattagtaatatgtACCATGAGTCATgaatacatgaaaaaaaaaagtctgtATGAATCAATTTCCTTTGCCGTTCCACGTTTAGCAAGAAACAAACCATTAGCgttcgttttttaaaaaaaattcgatTTCCGATCGTGCTGGCGggcaaaaaattcaaatttagaatcgGACGGCGCGGCGGGCGTGGCGTCCGACAGCGCGCCATTTTACGTAGCATTTTTACGATGTAGCCGATAACGTTTACGAGCCGCGCTGAGTGGCGTCGCCGCGGCTCGCCCGACTGATTGCATGCGAGGGCACGGCGCGGCGTGTTTATCGAATGtcgatgattttaaatatttatgtagattGTAGATGGGAGATTTTAGCAATCATGAGGCTGAATTTGAATTTTCGGGCGATATCCTGGGGAACTCTTATGCCAATGAAATCGTGTTAGAAAAATGCACACGAAGTATCAGAATTAGTTCATCCTATTACAATTCCAATCATAAACTGATTTTTACAAGTAATTTAAAGATACGTAGACTATCAGCTCTCGCCATAAACCAATGTAGAATAAAGTAAAGTATAAACCGCATTAGTATTGAAGGCCCGTGGCCAGCATTCACGAGaagtattatattctttatatataaaaatgaatccctatttcccttggtcacgccatcacgcgtgaacggctggatcgatttcactatttttttttgttgcgtttgttattgtcatgagaaggttcttatgaaagaaaaaattaaaaaaattcggcggaaaattagaaaaatgaagaaaacttaacgaaaatattaattttgtataactgtcaaatgtttgaaatgactgtcagcgattgacagaatgcgcgctacgaattcatagttaagacgggacaacataTGTCGGGTCGGCTAGTCAGTATtatatcactacataatataaaacaaagtcgctttctctgtccctatgtccctttgtatgcttaaatctttaaaactacgcaacggattttgatggggtttttttaatagatagagtgattcaagaggaaggtttatatgtataataacatccattaaacaGTGGAGAAATACtcttattttgttatgttatacccgtgcgaagccagagcgggccgctatgtttttatatacaacgttcacagtttttctgtagtgtatttagtatcagcttgcacccgtgcgaagccggggcgggtcgctagttaataaatatactacacaatatttaaatacatttccatCGACAAACGACTTCCCTGTCCCCGGCTCGCGCTCGGAGCGACGTCGTATTTCAAGCGCCCCGCCGCGAATCCGACCCCACCGAGATACCGCGCAACCGGTGATAACGCTCCGGACATACACTTTTGGCCATGAGTGATCAATGTGTAGTTAACACCGTACGTGTTGTATTGTATGGGACTGAGTACGTAGATGATTCGCTTTGTGGACTTACACTTTTGGCCATGTTAAATGTTCAATGTATGTTGAACACAGTACACGTAACAGTGCGGAGAATGAGTACGGAGATGAGGTGGTTCGTGGAATTACACTTTTGATCATGTTTAATAAATGATATACTTAGTtgaagtgaaatataaaaaatcattagaacgatttgcagactgcatttatgtatattggtacctatattatgttgtccCTTAAAGAAAATTACACCCTTAGCTACTGATTTCTACATTATTCGACAGAGAAGGGAAAAAAGTatggttaaaaatattgttatatcttCTAATAACATCCGgccatattaacaaatgttggATCAAACGTCCAATGTTTGGaccaaaataagtataagtCAAGCGAAAGATGTTTATATTGTCAGttttcattcaaaatattttaaataactccaTATATTTCATATGATTAGCAAAACAAAACGGAACACAGCGGAGCAGCGGGATTCTAAATCGGAACAAATCCCGCGCCTAATCCCGGGATTAACTTTCGCATCTCTAATTGCGTGGGAGTTTAACGAAAAACGCATTATAGCTTTAATTTAGTGTTAccggtttttgtattaattattcgGACTTTTTGGGTATTTTGACGAAGTATGGGTAATAATAACTTCTTACTGAGAGGTCTCTAGTAGGCGTAAATGTTTTgcgaaatgtatatatttaacctaaaacaatgttaaatacATAGAACATTTTCCTGTCATAAAATTTAAGTCGATtgcttataaaatgtttatttatatgaaagaaGGTACCTACCTAcaaatggttttatttagacaataaaattcttattttatagCGTTTTGTAAATAAGAGATAAGGTAATGAGAAGATACCTAGATGATGATAGATCTTACTGGGAGGGCTCGAGTAGGCGTAAATgttttgcaacaaaaattatCGTGGTTTGTCTATTTCTGACTTCTTCCTGATTCGTCTATTTTACGAATTGTAAAGCACATTCTATCCAATAATAGAATTTAATGGTAAATATGGCGAAATTAAACCACACGTACGTATCATGCTGGATAACGGATACCAGGAGAGCATAAAAGCCTatatacgtaa from Manduca sexta isolate Smith_Timp_Sample1 chromosome 4, JHU_Msex_v1.0, whole genome shotgun sequence encodes:
- the LOC115444489 gene encoding uncharacterized protein LOC115444489 isoform X1, giving the protein MATEQEVNMKLVREVKKYPCLYDYNVPDYGRKDVVEKAWLEIGKRFNIQSNPFIMTSKGIDKHVIISGRHTKRFVKKKHFYVNGADCKEKWTNIRNVFVRSLRAEKNGSGANKRKPYYLKEVMQFTVPFIKIHPKSKKLPIVINEIVNIKDGEDSTSFAEEASESQYKITGSHSIYTDHNPLEPTPSPQSSVSLPTPSPPLRPEPTPSPTELSTKCRKRGKNTTSVDEDILEHVKSKRARRECHNLEQQPRKMFLLSLLPDVECMNERQMRKFKTRVTQLIENILEDQPSFSENLLASLSRDEGHVNTQIIKTDVE
- the LOC115444489 gene encoding uncharacterized protein LOC115444489 isoform X2 — its product is MATEQEVNMKLVREVKKYPCLYDYNVPDYGRKDVVEKAWLEIGKRFNIPGADCKEKWTNIRNVFVRSLRAEKNGSGANKRKPYYLKEVMQFTVPFIKIHPKSKKLPIVINEIVNIKDGEDSTSFAEEASESQYKITGSHSIYTDHNPLEPTPSPQSSVSLPTPSPPLRPEPTPSPTELSTKCRKRGKNTTSVDEDILEHVKSKRARRECHNLEQQPRKMFLLSLLPDVECMNERQMRKFKTRVTQLIENILEDQPSFSENLLASLSRDEGHVNTQIIKTDVE